A window from Shewanella livingstonensis encodes these proteins:
- a CDS encoding ATP-binding protein gives MKMLLLLLTIITLPVLAQDSIVFGVHSKTAPLEWRNNGVDQGFNIELMNRIGQLTNKRIIVRRKSFQQLVNDMDNPNSDIDVITVVSPVNMDRKLAQSDPIYSTHAKAYTLQGKALINNWADLVGKRVAIKKGAFVDVYLSDHLQNFDRIDVDLYETGFKLLTKNQVDVVIAESFVARRLLPLYPSVRSSSDALIYGAFNFVANGTKTELMYQINEALRQLKLSGEYDQLVNKWFGTGREKVDLTSSEKRLFALAILVAIISAIGLVYTGFISASLRRHTKALDAELIQRKRIEAEISELSQQFQSVLDGIPNGVTIVNQELQHLWSNDNNIHLLDSAAFYYIDNNVFKLKAAVLEVLSTQKSFTADMRYQQQFWQLQIHPIAKNQVVILLEETTERHRLWQANEEASRLASLGELSAGIAHEINNPTGLIVHAVSLFTAAMKDLTPAAKHYQQQNPFWLIAGLTPEVALEELQYSCSSIEEGAKRISRIVNDLKRYAMPHIADQYARVCLNDVVQVAQRLTANQTKIHQISMMLCEPSPIIRGDAQQLHQVLINLIQNACNAFTAQQGEIVIQTRIKGDRAILSITDNGCGMNSATLKRITEPFFTTRRNEGGSGLGLSVCSKIIKEHQGEMQMLSSVGEGTQISLTFTLEQNK, from the coding sequence ATGAAAATGCTATTGCTATTACTCACCATTATCACCTTGCCTGTGCTGGCGCAAGACAGCATTGTCTTTGGCGTACACTCCAAAACTGCGCCATTAGAGTGGCGTAATAACGGGGTTGATCAAGGCTTTAATATTGAGTTAATGAATAGAATTGGTCAGCTTACCAATAAGCGCATTATTGTTCGCCGTAAGAGTTTTCAACAATTGGTAAACGATATGGATAACCCTAATAGCGATATCGATGTGATTACCGTGGTAAGCCCGGTTAATATGGATCGCAAGTTAGCGCAATCTGATCCTATTTATTCTACCCATGCTAAAGCTTATACCTTGCAGGGTAAGGCATTAATTAACAATTGGGCTGATCTTGTGGGTAAACGGGTAGCTATCAAAAAAGGGGCTTTCGTTGATGTATATTTGTCGGATCACTTACAAAATTTTGACCGCATAGATGTTGATTTATACGAAACAGGCTTTAAATTACTGACTAAAAACCAAGTTGACGTGGTGATTGCCGAGAGTTTTGTGGCGCGACGCTTACTGCCGCTGTATCCCTCGGTACGCAGTTCAAGTGATGCGTTAATTTACGGTGCGTTTAATTTTGTCGCTAATGGGACGAAAACCGAATTGATGTATCAAATTAACGAGGCGCTTAGGCAGCTAAAATTATCGGGTGAATATGACCAACTGGTTAATAAATGGTTCGGTACTGGGCGTGAGAAAGTCGATTTAACCTCTAGCGAAAAGCGCCTGTTTGCCCTTGCCATTTTAGTGGCGATTATTTCAGCCATTGGTTTAGTTTACACCGGATTTATTAGCGCCAGTTTGCGCCGTCATACTAAAGCTCTCGATGCCGAATTGATTCAACGCAAACGGATTGAAGCTGAGATATCTGAATTATCACAACAGTTCCAATCTGTTCTCGATGGTATCCCCAATGGTGTCACGATAGTCAACCAGGAACTCCAGCATTTATGGAGTAACGATAACAACATCCATCTATTAGATTCTGCTGCATTTTACTATATCGACAACAATGTTTTTAAGCTTAAAGCCGCAGTATTAGAGGTGTTATCGACCCAAAAGTCGTTTACTGCCGATATGCGGTATCAGCAGCAATTTTGGCAATTACAAATTCATCCCATTGCCAAAAATCAGGTGGTTATTTTACTTGAGGAAACCACCGAGCGGCATCGATTGTGGCAAGCTAATGAAGAAGCTAGTCGGTTAGCCTCATTAGGAGAGTTATCTGCAGGTATTGCTCACGAAATCAATAATCCAACCGGCCTTATTGTGCATGCCGTATCACTTTTTACCGCCGCGATGAAAGACTTAACCCCAGCAGCTAAACATTATCAGCAACAAAATCCTTTTTGGCTTATTGCTGGGTTAACCCCAGAAGTTGCCTTAGAGGAGTTGCAGTATAGTTGTAGCTCTATTGAAGAAGGCGCTAAACGTATCAGCCGAATTGTCAATGACCTGAAACGTTATGCCATGCCACACATTGCCGATCAATATGCCCGAGTGTGTCTTAATGATGTGGTTCAAGTTGCCCAGCGCCTCACGGCGAATCAAACAAAAATTCATCAGATCAGCATGATGTTATGTGAACCCAGCCCTATTATTAGAGGCGATGCGCAACAGTTACATCAGGTATTAATCAATCTTATCCAAAATGCTTGTAACGCCTTTACTGCACAGCAGGGTGAGATAGTAATACAGACTCGTATAAAAGGTGATAGAGCCATTTTGAGCATTACCGATAATGGTTGCGGCATGAATAGCGCTACGTTAAAACGTATTACCGAGCCCTTTTTTACCACCCGTCGCAATGAAGGTGGTAGCGGTTTAGGTTTGTCGGTATGCAGTAAAATAATTAAAGAGCATCAAGGCGAAATGCAGATGCTGTCGAGTGTTGGTGAAGGCACCCAAATCAGTCTGACTTTTACATTGGAACAAAACAAATGA
- a CDS encoding sigma-54-dependent transcriptional regulator produces MKLARNILLVDDEAAWLRTLAITLNRLVPEAEIDTCVDSRQVSSRLQVGDYALVLVDLTMPFHSGEDILAIIRSDFPNTRVIIVTGVNEVDTAVRCIKNGAYDYFIKTDNVDNLARTVRRALEVVGLERNYLYIKEKFLSRSLDNPQAFNNILTCEPQLLDQFRYLEAVSCSPEPLLIVGASGTGKSEFAKSCHALYSPNKPFITINLAGISSESFEQKMCGQLYHHNNGELEAVAGLLHQVGSGVLYLNEIGALPLDGQVKLLDLLETKQYYPLGSDTAYPVKCKFVVSTQDDLLKLHQAGKFRSDLLYRLRAHKIKLPLLAERQLDIAMLINHFIALAAAEMNLPAPIQPTDLAARLASYDFPGNLHELKGMVFDAVSRSDGIALNSSPFMEAINEHKSLTAAPQDRIVFPKVLPTIAEMNQALMDEAMSRTANNQTAAAQILGISQSALSRRLKGH; encoded by the coding sequence ATGAAATTAGCCAGAAATATCCTTTTAGTCGACGACGAGGCCGCGTGGTTGCGTACGCTAGCGATAACCCTCAACCGTCTGGTTCCTGAGGCTGAAATTGATACTTGCGTTGATAGTCGCCAGGTGAGTAGCCGCTTACAAGTGGGTGATTATGCGCTAGTGCTTGTTGACCTCACGATGCCATTTCACTCAGGTGAAGACATTTTAGCTATTATCCGCAGTGACTTTCCTAATACTCGAGTGATTATTGTTACTGGGGTGAATGAGGTGGATACCGCAGTGCGGTGTATTAAAAATGGCGCTTATGACTATTTTATTAAAACAGATAATGTCGATAATCTTGCTCGTACGGTACGCCGTGCGCTGGAAGTTGTCGGGCTGGAAAGAAACTACCTGTATATTAAAGAGAAATTTTTAAGCCGTAGCTTAGATAACCCGCAAGCATTCAATAATATTTTAACCTGCGAGCCACAGCTATTAGACCAATTTCGTTATCTTGAAGCCGTATCATGCAGTCCAGAGCCTTTGTTAATTGTTGGTGCTAGCGGCACAGGTAAAAGCGAATTTGCTAAATCTTGCCATGCACTTTATAGCCCAAATAAGCCTTTTATTACCATTAATCTTGCGGGTATTAGCAGTGAATCTTTCGAGCAAAAAATGTGTGGCCAGTTGTATCATCACAATAATGGTGAGCTAGAAGCGGTAGCAGGCTTATTGCATCAAGTAGGTAGTGGGGTGCTTTATCTTAACGAAATTGGTGCGCTGCCACTCGATGGCCAAGTGAAGCTATTAGATCTGTTGGAAACTAAACAATATTATCCTTTAGGGAGCGACACAGCCTACCCGGTAAAATGTAAGTTCGTGGTATCGACTCAAGACGATTTACTCAAGCTTCATCAAGCAGGTAAGTTTAGAAGTGATCTCCTTTATCGTTTACGGGCTCATAAAATAAAACTACCGCTGTTAGCTGAAAGGCAGTTAGATATTGCTATGCTGATCAATCATTTTATCGCTTTAGCGGCGGCTGAAATGAATTTACCCGCTCCAATACAGCCAACAGATTTAGCTGCAAGGCTAGCTAGTTATGATTTCCCCGGTAATCTGCATGAACTGAAAGGAATGGTATTTGACGCGGTAAGCAGAAGCGATGGTATCGCACTTAACAGCAGCCCTTTTATGGAGGCGATAAATGAGCACAAGTCATTAACCGCTGCGCCGCAAGACCGAATTGTTTTTCCTAAAGTACTGCCCACCATAGCAGAGATGAATCAAGCGTTAATGGATGAAGCGATGAGCCGTACCGCCAATAATCAAACCGCAGCAGCGCAAATATTGGGTATCAGCCAAAGTGCTTTGAGTCGCCGTCTAAAAGGACATTAG
- a CDS encoding Crp/Fnr family transcriptional regulator encodes MALVMSLDSEMKGKSTIFFPDIVKPDIMNFINENGESKKISKGELVPKSILLNNFIYLKSGLLFYIKRTNNYTKPKFVNVITPNRLTDYHLLLENNCTCCKSIKVARDSEIIIVDKSLIKNLIKNDIELFTRFMFDANYFTERQTALAIFLLTSSPEDKLIKFLFDILVALKTPFTSMWLTIDIKLTREEIADILHISVIKLDLMLGSLKKNGMLTKEKGIFSVNAALFTELSPCPLGREDAQGCKSNNMLKFKTKNMIEINNL; translated from the coding sequence ATGGCGCTAGTTATGTCGTTAGACTCTGAAATGAAAGGTAAGTCGACTATATTTTTCCCTGACATAGTAAAACCAGACATAATGAATTTTATTAATGAAAATGGTGAATCAAAAAAAATAAGTAAAGGCGAGTTAGTACCTAAAAGCATTTTACTCAACAACTTCATATACTTGAAATCTGGGCTATTATTTTATATAAAAAGAACCAACAACTACACTAAGCCTAAATTTGTTAATGTCATCACCCCAAATAGATTGACTGATTATCATTTGTTATTAGAAAACAATTGTACTTGCTGCAAAAGTATTAAAGTAGCTCGAGATAGTGAGATAATAATTGTCGATAAATCCTTGATAAAAAACTTAATAAAGAATGACATTGAACTTTTTACACGCTTTATGTTTGATGCTAACTATTTTACCGAAAGACAAACAGCACTCGCTATTTTCCTATTAACATCGTCACCGGAAGATAAACTGATTAAGTTTCTATTTGATATTCTCGTCGCTTTAAAGACACCATTTACATCTATGTGGCTCACTATCGATATAAAATTAACTCGTGAAGAAATCGCTGATATATTACATATTAGCGTCATAAAATTAGATTTAATGCTAGGAAGTTTGAAAAAAAATGGCATGCTCACCAAAGAAAAAGGCATCTTTAGTGTTAATGCAGCATTATTTACTGAGCTTTCGCCCTGCCCTTTAGGCAGAGAAGATGCTCAAGGTTGTAAATCGAATAACATGCTAAAGTTTAAAACAAAAAACATGATTGAGATTAATAACCTATAA